Part of the Hevea brasiliensis isolate MT/VB/25A 57/8 chromosome 16, ASM3005281v1, whole genome shotgun sequence genome is shown below.
AGTGTGAATATTATAGGTAATGGAAAATTTGACGGAGGGATTAAATAGTTTAACAGCAATTTTTACAAtgactaaatagtatattttttaaaatacatggATCAAGTTGTTAGTTTCGTTAAAATACAGAGGCTAAATAGTAATTTTCCTTACAATTATATTAGTTAGCACTATACAACCATATTGAATTTTAACTTATGGTTAATTAATCGGTATCATCTTTGAATGGGATGAAACTTCCTTAAGTTCTTTACATATAGATGTGAAACAGTGGATGATACTGCAATTTATCTTATAGTCCTCAAGTTTCTTACCACAATTATACAATTTCCatgccttctctctctctctctctctctctctctctctctctctctctcggccGAATGTGTGTTATTTTGTATAATCATCATATTTTTGATGGTGGGCATCTTTTCTGTTATTTTCAGAGGTTGTTGTGAGCCCTCCCTTTGTATTTCTTTCACTGGTAAAAGGTTTACTGAGACCCGACTTCCAGGTTGCAGCACAAAACTGTTGGGTACGTAAAGGTGGTGCTTTTACCGGAGAGATTAGGTATGTTTACATCTGATTTATGATCTCTGTTTTGTGACAGCATCTTCTTTTTTGTGAAATATTTTGTGATTTTGCTGTTAAAATATATTACTGTTTGAGTGAAAAAACCCATATAACTGTTATTTAGTTTTTGTATATTGTATGGTTCAAAGGATTTGTCTGTGACACTTGAGGAGGTAGCTTAATGGACTTATTTAACCATCCATTATGTTGCTTGTGATGAACAGTTCCCATGTTAGGCAGGATGAGCCTCATTGTGTTACACAGTGTTTTGTACAAATGGTGATATATTTTATGAGATATAGTATAAGGTCATAATAATTCTAAGATTTCCTGAGATATAAAAGCAAGATGGTGTACTTGTTGATTTGTTTCAGGGGCTTTTATTTTTAAGAACTTAAGATATGATCCTTGTACAGTTTCTTTTTCTTAGGGGGGAAATTTCTTGCTTAAAGAAATGTTCTTGATGCCTTTTTTTAAGTTTGTGTGCGCACGCTCACATGTATCTGTAAACTTCCTAGTGTTatgcaattttttttctttgaagtGTGTTATGAACTTATGATTTGAAGTTGGTGTATCTTTTGTGCACAGTGCTGAGATGATAGTGAATTTGTCTGTTCCATGGGTCATTCTCGGCCATTCTGAACGAAGATCGCTTTTAAATGAGTCAAATGAGGTAAGCATTTCTTGTTGCAGTAGGCATATCTGGTTCACTAATCATGCTGTTTAACATGTGCAACTTCTGGAGTACTTGTTACTGGTGtcgcattttctttcttttcttctttctttttgcatTATGTATGAGGTGTACTCCTTTTTCTTGTTATTGCAGTTTGTTGGGGATAAAGTTGCGTATGCACTTTCTAAAGGTTTAAAAGTGATTGCTTGTATTGGTGAGACCCTTGAGCAGAGAGAATCTGGATCTACATTGGCTGTTGTTGCTGCACAAACAAAAGCAATCGCAGGTACTTCGTATAGCTGGAgactcaaatttgaattttaggatTTTGGTACTAAATTTCTCTATGCATTGATTAGAGGAGGCTTATGGATTGCATCTAGAGAAGTTTCTGTATAACTAGTTTGTAACTGGGATCTTGCATTAGTTTAAAACTGAAGAATTTTTTTTTAGCAAATATATTTTGTATAAttgtaaggtttttttttttttttccttcaaaatATCTTCCACTTAGACATATTTTAGTGCATTGTACATTTTTGCTCCTCCATCTTTCTCTGCCTATTTTGACACTTGATGAATGATCCCTTGTCAAATTCTTGCAGACAAAGTAACCAATTGGGCTAATGTTGTGTTGGCCTATGAGCCAGTTTGGGCCATTGGTACGGGAAAGGTTGCAACACCTGCTCAggctcaagaggttagtgtaaattTGACAACTTATTTAGTCAATGTTTTGTTTCTGAAATCAGCACATTTACAGTTATTTTCTACCTCAGTTCATGTATTTAAATTCTGTGGATTCTATGTAATTCTTAAGGGTTTGTTTGTAATGCATAGAACTCTCTTCTCTGTGTGAGAATAGCACATCAACACAGACTGTTTTTATgccaattgtaaaataatttgctTGTCATGTACAAAACTCTTTATGGTTGATTTACATTATGCTAATTCATGACGCATGTGTCTCCAATGCAGCTTATAACCCTTTTCCATGTTAGTATAATAAGTCTATGCATAGGTCCCTCATTGATTTGATGGGAAGCAGCTTAAGTACTTACTGAAGCTGATTGCTTTTACTACATCTGGTTGATAAATGTACTAGGTCCATTTGGAATTGAGGAAATGGCTTCACGACAATGTTAGTGCTGAAGTTGCAGCATCGACAAGAATTATCTATGGAGGTAATCTTAACCTATTTTTTGCTTTGCTTTTTAAACTTAATTGCTTGCAGAGTTAACAGTCTGCCAATTATCGCACACTAGCAAGTTGGTTGATAATTTCTGCTTAGAACTTAACTTTGCACATCTTGCCTCACTTTAGGTTCTGTAAATGGAGCAAACTGCAAAGAGTTGGCTGCAAAACCAGATGTTGATGGATTTTTGGTTGGTGGAGCATCTCTGAAGGTGGGATATTTTGTTAATAGTTTCTTATTTGCTTTTTTTGTTCTCAACTATAGTGGCTGATCTTTACTCAAATGTGCTTTCTATCAGCCGGAATTCATTGACATAATCAAGTCTGCCACTGTCAAAAAGGATGATTGAGGTCTACAGCAATCTGTCCGGTTGAATGCCTTTTTCTGTAACTCTGTGCAAACATTGTTAGCTGTTTTTCTGTCTCCGGAATATTTATTAGCCCTTGCCTGCCCAAGTAATAATCCAATCCTCTGTTATGGGATTTTATACTCTTAAATGGTTTGACCTATGTAGTTTTGAGGCTGTTTTGTTTCGTGTGGTTGTTGCTTATATAGATTTTGTTTTGCAATTGGATGAAGCTTTAAATTTatcttatgttttatttttctctttcctCCATTGGAGCCATCTCGATATCACCCTGTGTTACATACTTACATGCTTGGGAGAGCGAGGACCTCAATCCTGGTGGCATCGCTTTTGATGCTTGAATTAGATTTAAGGTTACAGAAAGATGGTTAATTGACATGGAAAATTATTTTCAGTCATTAAGGCAGGCATGCCTGTTTTTAATTGTATCCCACCAATATTGAAAAACGAGGTCATTGTGCTTTGAGATTTGGCTGTCGATATGGATATCGCTAATGATAAAATCGCTAGAATGGGTCATTTGGAATGCAGAATTGCTTTAAAGGGATGGGAGGATAAATAGAAATTGGAAGTTGACAGGATTTGAGATTGGCTCCTGACCTATCTTTTTGAGCCTTGCTTTATTGCGGAACcttgtttttttattatttcttatgccAATGGAAGATAAGACTtacattttcctttatttttctgttGCTTTTAGCCCACAAAATTTCCTTTACACAGCCTCCTGTGGCCTCTAAATTCCACATTACTGGCCGGACGGCTTTAGAGTTTTCTCTGTGGGGGAAGCCCATTAGTGACTGAATGAAGTAACTAGAAGTGGATTCAGGCTATTGAAGGCAATACTCATCCCCAGGTTGTTTTGCCCCCCTTCCCTTTACTCTCTTTATTTTTCTAATtggataaataaattatatataatatattggtAGGTCTTCTCCTTCCCATAAAAGTATCCATTTTTCCCAATACTATTGCAGGCAGGAGTGTTGGACAGATCATGTAAAGTGAGAGGGAAGTGTTTTCTATTGAATGTGAATTTTCACCTTAATACAATTTATATTTTGTCCTTGTATGGAGAAATATCTAGGAAAAAAAAGCCTTTTTTTTCTGTGAGAAAATGTCAAACGCCATGAGGGTTGATTTTGGATGCCATGTCCCTCCACAAATTAAAAGAGTCATTGATATATTGAATatggaaacaaaagaaaaaagcgTTGTTTTCTCTAAGTATGATGATTTATTAGGGCACAAATATTTTTATTGTCAACCATAGATTAGACAACCCACTACAGCGGACTAATTTATTTAATAAGAGAGTTGATAGCATTCTCGTCCAAAAATGATTGTACGAATTACGGACAAGCCAATGTTGGTGGCCGTCAATCTCGTTTACTTGTCGACAAAATGGCAATCTTTTTGACTTTGTATAATCAATCTTTCAAGTTCAATTATTAATGATGACATAGGTTTGAAAGATTTGAGTTTAAAAATTATAAGCGTatcatttaattttgattttttataatttattatttaatttttataatttttatgttaTTGTGGGAACTTAGAGAATAATTAATCTAAGTAATTAACAACTAAGATATAACTctgacaaaagaaaaaaaaaaaaaaaatctttcaagTTCACCATTTTTTAAGTTACATTATTAATATTTCCTTCTATATTTTCAAACAGCCTTTTTGCTTTCAATGTGTATTACTTAGTGTTTAAGCTTAGCAATTAAGATGCAACAAGAATTTAGTAAGTACTCCCCCGTCATCTTTTACCTAACAAATCAACTTCTTTTAAGTGAGAGATGAAAATTGACAAAGGGAAGAATGtcttttaaaattcattttagtctttaattaataaatgtatagtatttaaatataattttatttctaaatttataTTAAGATTATAATTAAATGTTTATTTCATAATCATAATATTAAAGAATATCTCCATGAAATATCAATATAtaaatatacatatattaatatatataaaaacacTAAACATTAGTAATATTTGCACATTATTCACTTATTTTATTTAGGAtaacatttaatttattatttaagatAAAAATGTTTTGTGAATTTATTATCTTAAAGCTCGCCTCAATTGGCATTTTCGCAATTCAAATAtcgtaatatttaattattattattattattattattattattattattattattattattattattattattattattatgtgctTTTGGAGAACATAATCTATTCATAAGATATAAGACCTactactttttaatttaaaaaataattataattatatctaCAGATAAACTATTAAAATGTGCATGCTAGAATTTTCCTCTGCTTTCATCGTTTCTTTATTTGTAGCTTTAAATCTCAATACTCACTTCCACTATCAATCAGTACCAACTTAGAAGCTCACGAGTTTAGTCATGgctccaatttgcttctcaaaccTCATTTGCTGCTTACGCACGATTTGTCGATTTCCTCCTACCTGATTGCCGCGGCGGTGCTACCTATTTGCTTCACAATTGCTACTTAATCTTGGATTGTGTAGCTGAATTTGTGTGTTGGAGCTATTGATTGTATCTTGTGTGTTGCAGTAATTGAATTTGTGTGTAAACATAGATAAAGCTGGTTCTCATTTCATAGCAAGACAACTGTTTTCTTTGTTTTTTGGATTCTATAGAGTATTCCTCTTGAATCTGCATGCCAAGTGCCTGATTGAATTCTTCAGATGGGTCTGGTCTCCAAGAAAAGAATATTAGGTTC
Proteins encoded:
- the LOC110662527 gene encoding triosephosphate isomerase, cytosolic, which translates into the protein MARKFFVGGNWKCNGTTEEVKKIVTILNEAEVPSEDVVEVVVSPPFVFLSLVKGLLRPDFQVAAQNCWVRKGGAFTGEISAEMIVNLSVPWVILGHSERRSLLNESNEFVGDKVAYALSKGLKVIACIGETLEQRESGSTLAVVAAQTKAIADKVTNWANVVLAYEPVWAIGTGKVATPAQAQEVHLELRKWLHDNVSAEVAASTRIIYGGSVNGANCKELAAKPDVDGFLVGGASLKPEFIDIIKSATVKKDD